In Vibrio sp. STUT-A11, a genomic segment contains:
- the nadC gene encoding carboxylating nicotinate-nucleotide diphosphorylase → MKNTHNSQERLEYLKQQLPLEIARSVADTLKEDLGGTVDINNDITASLIPADAVNTATIITREHGVFCGQAWADEVFKQLGGKVTIEWHVQDGDKVEPNQTLCTLSGPARDLLTGERNAMNFIQTLSGCATTTSVYAEKIAHTECRLLDTRKTIPGLRSALKYAVACGGGFNHRIGVFDAYLIKENHIIACGGITQAITTAKELNPGKPVEVETESLDELKEAIEAGADIIMLDNFTKEMMREAVAINAGRAALENSGNITLDTIAEYAETGVDYISVGALTKHLKAMDLSMRFK, encoded by the coding sequence ATGAAGAACACACACAACAGCCAAGAACGCCTGGAATACCTGAAACAACAACTTCCTTTGGAGATCGCTCGCTCGGTCGCCGATACCTTAAAAGAAGACCTCGGCGGCACAGTGGATATCAATAACGATATCACCGCATCTCTAATCCCCGCAGATGCCGTCAATACGGCGACGATCATCACTCGTGAGCACGGTGTGTTCTGCGGTCAGGCTTGGGCAGATGAAGTATTTAAACAGCTGGGCGGTAAAGTGACTATCGAGTGGCATGTACAAGACGGTGACAAGGTTGAACCAAACCAGACACTTTGTACCTTATCCGGCCCTGCTCGTGACTTGCTTACTGGCGAGCGTAACGCGATGAACTTTATTCAGACGCTTTCTGGTTGTGCGACCACAACGTCCGTGTACGCAGAAAAGATCGCGCACACGGAGTGCCGTCTGTTAGATACGCGCAAGACTATCCCGGGTCTGCGCAGCGCTCTAAAATACGCCGTCGCTTGTGGCGGTGGCTTCAACCATCGTATCGGCGTATTCGATGCCTACCTAATTAAAGAAAACCACATCATTGCCTGTGGCGGCATCACTCAAGCGATCACAACAGCAAAAGAATTGAACCCTGGCAAACCAGTCGAAGTAGAAACAGAGAGCTTAGACGAGCTAAAAGAAGCGATTGAAGCGGGTGCAGATATCATCATGCTGGATAACTTTACCAAAGAGATGATGCGTGAAGCAGTAGCAATCAACGCAGGTCGCGCAGCATTAGAAAACTCTGGCAACATCACCTTAGACACCATCGCAGAATACGCAGAAACTGGCGTAGATTACATCTCTGTCGGCGCGCTAACCAAGCACCTAAAAGCGATGGACCTTTCGATGCGCTTCAAATAA
- the ampD gene encoding 1,6-anhydro-N-acetylmuramyl-L-alanine amidase AmpD, with product MPPIIENGWLTQAKHVPSPFFDARSDTNDISLLVVHNISLPPGQFGGPYIEDFFCGKLDPKVHPFFEVIHKMGVSAHCLIKRNGEIVQFVSFLDRAWHAGHSSFAGRAGCNDYSIGVELEGTEFIAYTDEQYQSLAGLSQAIMLQYPDVTPQRITGHQYIAPLRKSDPGLSFDWVKYRRLI from the coding sequence ATGCCCCCAATAATCGAGAATGGCTGGTTGACGCAAGCAAAGCATGTCCCGTCGCCTTTTTTTGATGCTCGTTCAGACACAAATGATATCTCTCTGCTTGTTGTGCATAACATCAGTTTACCGCCCGGCCAGTTTGGCGGCCCCTATATAGAGGACTTTTTCTGCGGCAAATTGGACCCGAAAGTGCATCCATTTTTTGAAGTAATTCACAAAATGGGGGTTTCGGCTCACTGCCTTATTAAGAGAAATGGCGAGATTGTACAGTTTGTGTCCTTTCTTGATAGAGCATGGCATGCAGGGCACTCAAGTTTTGCCGGACGAGCTGGATGCAATGACTATTCGATAGGTGTTGAACTGGAAGGGACTGAGTTTATCGCTTACACAGACGAGCAATATCAGTCACTTGCGGGTTTATCTCAAGCGATCATGTTGCAATACCCTGACGTTACCCCCCAACGAATTACTGGCCACCAATACATCGCGCCGCTGCGAAAAAGTGATCCTGGCTTAAGCTTTGACTGGGTGAAGTATCGACGACTGATTTGA
- the pdhR gene encoding pyruvate dehydrogenase complex transcriptional repressor PdhR — MAYQRIRQPKLSDVIEQELERLIVEGTLSPGQQLPPERELAKQFDVSRPSIREAIQRLEAKRLLTRRQGGGTFVSDNIWKSFSDPLLNLLSSHSETQLDLLETRHAMEGIAAYFAAVRGTEEDFARIQACLERISQAQSNDDVAAESAEVMQFLIALTEAAHNVVLLHIVRSLAPLLEQNILQNFKLLHRRPEAVEKVSKHRANIVDAIVSGQPEKAREMSHSHLAYIEETLLDLTREESRRERSLRRMQQGNDS; from the coding sequence ATGGCTTATCAAAGGATTCGTCAGCCAAAGCTCTCTGATGTTATTGAACAAGAGTTAGAAAGGTTGATTGTGGAAGGAACATTGTCTCCGGGGCAGCAGTTGCCACCAGAGCGCGAACTGGCAAAACAGTTTGATGTTTCTCGTCCGTCGATCCGTGAGGCAATTCAACGCCTTGAAGCTAAGCGTCTTCTTACTCGCCGTCAGGGTGGTGGCACTTTTGTTAGCGACAACATCTGGAAAAGTTTTTCCGATCCTCTGCTAAATTTATTGTCTAGTCACTCTGAAACTCAGCTGGATTTACTGGAAACGCGTCACGCGATGGAAGGTATTGCCGCTTACTTTGCAGCTGTTCGTGGTACCGAAGAAGATTTTGCTCGAATTCAAGCCTGTCTTGAACGAATCAGCCAAGCGCAGTCCAATGATGATGTCGCAGCTGAATCGGCGGAAGTAATGCAGTTCTTAATTGCTTTAACGGAAGCGGCTCACAACGTAGTACTCCTACATATTGTGCGCAGTCTGGCACCTTTGCTTGAGCAAAATATTCTACAGAATTTTAAATTATTGCATCGCCGCCCTGAGGCGGTCGAGAAAGTAAGTAAACACCGAGCTAACATCGTGGATGCGATCGTATCTGGTCAGCCAGAAAAGGCGCGTGAGATGTCACATTCACACTTAGCTTATATTGAAGAAACATTGTTGGATTTGACCAGAGAAGAGTCTCGTCGTGAACGCTCTTTACGTCGAATGCAACAGGGCAATGACTCATAA